From Drosophila suzukii chromosome 2R, CBGP_Dsuzu_IsoJpt1.0, whole genome shotgun sequence, a single genomic window includes:
- the Arl6 gene encoding ADP-ribosylation factor-like protein 6, which yields MGMLHNLADLIKIKKDKMTILVLGLNNSGKSSIINHFKKSSEQTSIVVPTVGFMVEQFYSMSGVSIKAIDMSGATRYRNLWEHQFKNCHGIIYVIDSSDRMRFVVVKDELDLVLQHPDLCNRIVPILFYGNKMDMEDSLSSVKIAAALRLENIKEKPWHICSSSAVSGEGLGEGVQWLIQQMRFAMLNNKNAAKSRSKHSK from the exons ATGGGAATGTTGCACAATTTGGCCGACTTGATAAAGATTAAAAAGGATAAAATGACGATTCTGGTGCTGGGACTAAACAACAGCGGAAAATCCTCGATAATCAATCATTTTAAGAAATCCAGCGAACAGACTTCCATCGTGGTGCCCACAGTTGGCTTTATGGTGGAGCAATTTTATA GCATGTCTGGCGTTTCCATAAAGGCAATTGATATGTCCGGAGCCACACGATACAGGAACCTCTGGGAGCACCAGTTTAAGAACTGTCATGGAATTATATATGTGATTGATTCCAGCGACCGCATGAGATTCG TGGTGGTCAAAGATGAGTTGGATCTCGTGCTGCAGCATCCCGACTTGTGCAACCGTATTGTGCCAATTCTGTTCTATGGAAACAAAATGGACATGGAGGATTCTCTGTCCAGTGTAAAAATTGCAGCAG CTCTTAGGTTGGAAAACATCAAGGAGAAACCCTGGCACATCTGCTCCAGCAGTGCCGTATCCGGCGAAGGTCTTGGCGAGGGCGTCCAATGGCTTATCCAGCAAATGCGTTTCGCCATgttaaacaacaaaaatgcCGCCAAATCCAGGTCCAAGCACTCCAAGTAG
- the RpL11 gene encoding large ribosomal subunit protein uL5 translates to MAAVTKKIKRDPAKNPMRNLHIRKLCLNICVGESGDRLTRAAKVLEQLTGQQPVFSKARYTVRSFGIRRNEKIAVHCTVRGAKAEEILERGLKVREYELRRENFSSTGNFGFGIQEHIDLGIKYDPSIGIYGLDFYVVLGRPGYNVNHRKRKSGTVGFQHRLTKEDAMKWFQQKYDGIILNTKK, encoded by the exons ATGGCG GCTGTTACGAAGAAGATTAAGCGCGATCCCGCGAAGAACCCGATGCGCAACCTGCACATCCGCAAGCTCTGCCTGAACATTTGCGTGGGCGAGTCTGGTGACAGGCTGACCCGTGCCGCCAAG GTGCTGGAGCAACTGACTGGCCAGCAGCCAGTGTTCTCCAAGGCCCGCTACACGGTGCGTTCGTTCGGTATCCGTCGTAACGAGAAGATCGCTGTCCACTGCACGGTTCGCGGCGCCAAGGCCGAGGAAATCCTGGAGCGTGGCCTGAAGGTGCGCGAGTACGAGCTGCGTCGCGAGAACTTCTCCTCCACCGGCAACTTTGGCTTCGGCATCCAGGAACACATCGATCTGGGCATCAAGTACGATCCCTCCATCGGTATCTATGGTCTGGACTTCTACGTCGTCCTGGGCCGCCCTG GATACAATGTGAACCACAGGAAGCGCAAGTCCGGCACTGTTGGCTTCCAGCACCGCCTCACCAAGGAGGATGCCATGAAGTGGTTCCAGCAGAAGTACGATGGTATCATCTTGAACACCAAGAAGTAG